Proteins encoded by one window of Blautia luti:
- a CDS encoding V-type ATP synthase subunit B produces MAIEYLGLSEINGPLVVLEGVKNASYEEIVEFHMDDGTRKIGRIIEIYEDKAVIQVFEGTDSMSLSNTHTRLTGHPMEIGLSPEILGRTFNGIGQPIDGLGDITPEVKLNINGLPLNPVAREYPRNYINTGISAIDGLTTLIRGQKLPIFSGNGLPHDKLAAQIVQQASLGEGSDEKFAIVFAAMGVKYDVAEFFRRTFEESGAADHVVMFLNLANDPVVERLLTPKIALTAAEYLAFEKGMHILVILTDITSFCEAMREVSSSKGEIPSRKGYPGYLYSELATLYERAGIVKGKPGSVTQIPILTMPNDDITHPIPDLTGYITEGQIVLDRQLHGQAIYPPINVLPSLSRLMKDGIGEGYTRADHQDVANQLFSCYAKVGDARALASVIGEDELSPLDKRYLVFGKAFESEFVGQSETENRSITETLDKGWELLGLLPKEELDRIDTKILDKYYHETVR; encoded by the coding sequence ATGGCAATTGAATATTTAGGCTTAAGCGAAATAAACGGACCTCTGGTGGTCCTGGAAGGTGTCAAGAATGCCTCCTATGAGGAAATCGTAGAATTCCACATGGACGACGGGACTCGCAAGATCGGCCGTATTATTGAGATTTATGAGGACAAAGCTGTTATTCAGGTTTTCGAGGGAACTGACAGCATGTCCTTAAGCAATACCCACACAAGACTGACCGGACATCCAATGGAGATCGGGCTTTCTCCTGAAATCCTTGGACGTACTTTCAACGGTATCGGCCAGCCGATCGACGGTCTGGGAGATATCACCCCGGAAGTCAAGTTAAACATCAACGGTCTGCCGCTGAACCCGGTAGCTCGTGAATACCCACGAAACTATATCAACACCGGTATTTCCGCAATTGACGGACTGACCACTCTGATCCGTGGTCAGAAGCTGCCGATCTTTTCCGGAAATGGTCTTCCGCATGACAAACTGGCTGCACAGATCGTACAGCAGGCATCTCTGGGTGAAGGCTCCGATGAAAAATTTGCCATTGTTTTCGCAGCAATGGGTGTTAAATACGATGTCGCAGAATTTTTCCGCCGTACTTTTGAGGAGAGCGGTGCTGCAGACCACGTAGTCATGTTCCTGAACCTTGCCAATGACCCGGTTGTTGAGCGTCTTCTTACACCGAAGATTGCCCTCACTGCCGCAGAATATCTTGCATTTGAAAAAGGAATGCACATCCTGGTCATCCTGACAGATATCACTTCTTTCTGCGAGGCCATGCGAGAGGTTTCCTCCTCCAAAGGTGAGATTCCATCCCGTAAAGGTTATCCGGGTTATCTGTACAGTGAACTTGCAACCCTGTACGAACGAGCAGGTATCGTAAAAGGCAAACCGGGTTCTGTAACTCAGATTCCGATCCTGACCATGCCAAACGATGACATCACCCACCCGATCCCTGACCTTACCGGTTACATCACTGAGGGCCAGATCGTTCTGGACAGACAGCTTCACGGACAGGCAATTTACCCGCCGATCAACGTACTGCCGTCCCTTTCCCGTCTGATGAAAGACGGTATCGGTGAAGGCTACACCAGAGCCGACCATCAGGACGTAGCAAACCAGCTTTTCTCCTGCTATGCAAAAGTTGGAGATGCCAGAGCCCTTGCTTCTGTTATCGGTGAAGATGAACTTTCCCCACTGGATAAACGTTATCTGGTATTTGGTAAAGCTTTTGAGAGCGAATTTGTCGGCCAGTCCGAAACAGAGAACCGAAGCATCACCGAAACCCTTGATAAAGGCTGGGAACTTCTGGGACTTCTTCCGAAGGAAGAACTTGACCGAATCGATACGAAGATCCTCGACAAGTACTATCACGAAACAGTACGCTAA
- a CDS encoding C40 family peptidase, whose translation MRNKIKKVILAAVISTMVCAPAQGVWAVETDGAELFSDGSDITDSDVTEGDASGSEITDPEDATGSVSVFASALAKQTEEQTQEFMQKEEEAAQVREERRVEKAQKASEKAEQEKAAALEAIQQSVEETKKKAAEEAEAQRVAKRQELVNFALQFEGNPYVYGGTSLTNGADCSGFVMSVFANFGYSLPRVAADQCAASTKKDVSQIEPGDLVFYGHGYVDHVALYIGDGKIIHASGSATGIKISNYDYEQPAAIGTFME comes from the coding sequence ATGAGAAATAAGATAAAAAAAGTGATACTTGCAGCAGTGATCAGCACGATGGTCTGTGCACCGGCTCAGGGAGTATGGGCAGTGGAGACAGATGGCGCAGAGCTTTTCTCTGATGGAAGTGATATAACTGACAGTGATGTAACTGAGGGGGATGCCTCTGGAAGCGAGATCACTGATCCGGAAGATGCAACCGGCAGTGTAAGCGTATTTGCCAGTGCTCTGGCGAAGCAGACAGAAGAGCAGACTCAGGAATTCATGCAGAAAGAGGAAGAGGCAGCACAGGTCAGAGAGGAACGCAGGGTAGAGAAAGCACAGAAAGCTTCAGAGAAAGCAGAGCAGGAGAAAGCAGCGGCTCTGGAAGCCATTCAGCAGTCTGTGGAAGAGACGAAGAAAAAGGCAGCAGAAGAAGCGGAAGCCCAGCGTGTGGCCAAGCGGCAGGAACTGGTAAATTTCGCATTACAGTTCGAGGGAAATCCTTATGTATATGGCGGCACAAGCCTGACAAACGGAGCAGACTGTTCAGGATTTGTAATGTCTGTGTTCGCGAACTTCGGGTACAGCCTTCCACGTGTGGCAGCAGATCAGTGTGCTGCTTCCACTAAGAAAGATGTAAGTCAGATCGAGCCTGGTGATCTGGTATTCTATGGACACGGATATGTAGACCATGTAGCACTTTATATTGGTGATGGAAAGATCATTCATGCCAGCGGTTCTGCTACAGGAATTAAGATTTCCAATTATGATTATGAGCAGCCGGCAGCAATCGGAACATTTATGGAATAA
- the trxB gene encoding thioredoxin-disulfide reductase: MSEIYDIAILGAGPAGISAVIYAARARLKILWLDKQFTVGGQIQNTYEVDNYPGLPGISGMDLGEAFENHAQKLGGSPVRENVLAVEDTGAEKIIRTKKNEYRARTVVLACGASHRMLEIPGEQEFSGMGVSYCATCDGAFFKDKTAVVVGGGNIAAEDALFLSRICRKVYMVHRRDALRADQILQDSLAAAENIEMVWDSVAVEIQGTDSVTGLKIRNVKDNSESVIPADGVFIAIGIIPNTARFKEIVPLDEHGYIIAGEEGITGTPGIFAAGDIRTKKLRQVVTAVADGANTVASVQDYLLTNR; encoded by the coding sequence ATGTCAGAGATTTATGATATAGCGATCCTGGGAGCCGGACCGGCGGGGATCAGTGCAGTCATTTATGCAGCGCGGGCCAGGCTAAAAATTCTGTGGCTGGACAAACAGTTCACAGTGGGCGGACAGATCCAGAATACCTATGAGGTAGATAACTATCCGGGACTTCCGGGGATCAGCGGAATGGATCTGGGAGAAGCTTTCGAGAATCACGCGCAGAAGCTGGGGGGTTCTCCTGTGCGGGAGAATGTGCTTGCAGTGGAAGATACAGGAGCAGAGAAGATCATCCGTACGAAAAAGAACGAATACAGAGCCAGAACTGTAGTGCTTGCCTGCGGAGCCAGCCACAGAATGCTGGAGATCCCGGGAGAGCAGGAGTTTTCCGGAATGGGAGTTTCTTATTGTGCAACCTGTGACGGGGCATTTTTTAAGGACAAGACAGCGGTTGTAGTTGGCGGCGGAAATATTGCAGCAGAAGATGCCCTTTTTCTGTCCAGGATCTGCCGGAAAGTTTATATGGTTCACAGACGTGATGCACTTCGGGCAGATCAGATCCTTCAGGACAGTCTGGCAGCTGCGGAGAATATTGAAATGGTATGGGACAGCGTGGCAGTGGAGATACAGGGCACGGACAGTGTGACTGGCCTGAAGATCCGGAATGTGAAAGATAACAGTGAGTCGGTGATCCCTGCAGACGGTGTATTTATAGCAATAGGGATCATCCCGAATACAGCGAGATTTAAAGAAATCGTTCCGTTGGATGAACACGGCTATATTATTGCAGGTGAAGAAGGGATCACAGGAACACCGGGAATCTTCGCAGCCGGAGACATCCGCACCAAGAAACTCCGCCAGGTGGTAACTGCAGTGGCAGATGGAGCCAATACGGTGGCTTCTGTGCAGGACTATCTGCTTACAAACAGATAA
- a CDS encoding V-type ATP synthase subunit D: MDPNTFPTKGNLILAKNSLKLSRQGYELMDKKRNILIREMMELIDQAKDIQTQIDVTFRTAYAALQKANMEIGIAFVQQIACTVPIENSIRIKTRSVMGTEIPLVEYDKTTNTPTYAYYSTKMSLDEAKAAFEKVKELSIRLSMVENAAIRLAANIKKTQKRANALKNITIPKYEALTKDIQNALEEKEREEFTRLKVIKRMKQK, from the coding sequence ATGGATCCGAATACCTTTCCCACCAAGGGAAACCTGATACTTGCCAAGAACTCACTGAAACTTTCCCGTCAGGGCTATGAGCTGATGGATAAGAAGCGTAATATCCTGATCCGTGAGATGATGGAGCTGATCGATCAGGCAAAAGATATCCAGACACAGATTGACGTGACTTTCCGCACCGCCTATGCCGCACTGCAGAAAGCCAACATGGAGATCGGTATCGCCTTTGTTCAGCAGATTGCGTGTACAGTTCCCATCGAGAACTCTATCCGCATCAAAACCCGAAGCGTTATGGGTACAGAGATTCCTCTTGTGGAATATGACAAAACAACCAACACTCCTACCTATGCCTACTACAGCACCAAGATGTCCCTGGATGAAGCCAAGGCTGCCTTTGAAAAAGTAAAAGAGCTGTCCATCCGTCTCTCTATGGTGGAAAACGCAGCCATCAGACTTGCCGCAAATATCAAGAAGACACAGAAACGTGCAAACGCTCTGAAGAATATCACCATTCCAAAGTACGAAGCACTGACCAAAGACATCCAGAATGCTCTGGAAGAGAAAGAACGTGAAGAGTTCACCCGTTTGAAAGTAATTAAACGAATGAAGCAGAAATAA